AACCTTCATATACAAACAATTTTTTGAAAGTGGCACGACCCAATTTGTTCTTGGGCAACATACCTTTGATCGCATTCTCTAGCACGCGGCGAGGACGCTTGGCCAACAACTCTGCAGCTGTAGCCGACTTCTGACCACCGGGGTAACCAGAGTAAGTCAAATATACTTTCTTTTGCAATTTGCGACCAGTCAAGTTGATTTTCTCAGCATTGATGATGATCACATAGTCTCCTGTATCTACATGAGGAGTAAAGCATGCTTTGTGCTTGCCTCTTAGTACTTTGGCAATTTCAGAAGCAAGACGACCTAGGGTTTTACCCTCTGCATCCACAACCCACCAGTTGCGCTCTACGGTCTCTTTTTTTGCAGACTGTGTTCTGTAACTCAGCGTATCCACAATTCCTATAATTTTATATTAGTAATCAATTTATTAGCGGCTTTTGAGCACAAAAACAATCTACTTTAGCCCAAAGCGCTTGCAAATGTACAATTCCTATTCTGTATTCGGAAGCTTTTTTATGGGTTTTTTCAACTACCCTTTTATAAATCACTGAAAATCAACCCAAAAATCGCACAAAAATTTTAAAACCGCTCTTTTTCAAGGGGTTTTGGGGCCCGCGGCCGGCTAGGCCTCTCGGCCTAGGTCGGCCGCCGCTATGCTGCGGGGCTCGCAGGTCTGCTCGGCCCTGCGGCGGCTCCGCCGCCTGGGTCTGCCGCTGCGCGCCACCCGCTCCGCAGCGCTGGGCCAATATAGGCCTGGCCGCATTCCTCTTCTCTTGAGCAATCAATAGCCCCCCTCTTGAGTGGATTTGTTAATACTTTGTTAAAACAGGGACTAAACGAACTTTGTTGATGACCCTAATGAGCTAGCTTTTTCCTTGCTCAAGCTAGCGTTCCCCTTGCTCGGGCTAGCTTTTCTCTTGCTCGAGCTAGCTTTTCCCTTGCTCGAGCTAGCTTTTCTCTTGCTCGGGCTAGCTTTTCTCTTGCTCGAGCTAGCTTTTCTCTTGCTCGGGCTAGCTTTTCCCTTGCTCGGGCTAGCTTTTTCCTTGCTCGAGCTAGCTTTTCCCTTGCTCGGGCTAGCTTTTCCCTTGCTCGGGCTAGCTTTTTCCTTGCTTGAGCTAGCTTTCCCCTTGCTCGGGCTAGCTTTTTCCTTAGTGCTTAAAAGCAGGATTCAGCCATTCATCGCCTAGGGACAAGCCCCTAGGCTAAGCCAATGGAGTCAGCCCTGACAAGGGCCTCAACTGTTGATATACAAGGCCTTGCTCAGTTGTTATCGCAAAGAAAAACCTCATCCAAAGGCCCTCTTTAGAGGGCTGTCTGAAAAAGCTAGCCTAGGGGCTCGTCCCTAGGCAGCATAAAGGGGAACGCAAAATTTCAAACAGACTCTGAGCCCAAAAACAGCCTAGCCTAGCCTAGCAAAGACATTAACTTTAAATTGTTTTTTTTTCAAAAAGGATTACATTTGCCATTATCTTAAACTTCTAAATAAAATACTCATGAGGTATTTATTACTTTTTCTTACTCTTTTCACATTTTTCAATGTCACAAAAGCCCAACAACTAGATACTGTTGGCTGGTGCCCTCCTGGGGCGACTTGGGTATATTCGGTCTCGGCTTGGGGGCCAGATAGCTACCTAAAATATACTTATGAGAAGGATACTCTGCTTCTGAACCAAGCGGTTAAGAAAATAGCCCTTAGCCGTGTCAATTATATAGGGCCAACTGTCGGTCAGGGCAGATCGGAGAGCCAGATAGGCTATGAGTATGAATATATGTCTAATGACAGTCTTTATTTTTATGATCCTACTAGCAATAGCTTTATCCTCAAGTTT
This genomic interval from Saprospira grandis contains the following:
- the rplM gene encoding 50S ribosomal protein L13 is translated as MDTLSYRTQSAKKETVERNWWVVDAEGKTLGRLASEIAKVLRGKHKACFTPHVDTGDYVIIINAEKINLTGRKLQKKVYLTYSGYPGGQKSATAAELLAKRPRRVLENAIKGMLPKNKLGRATFKKLFVYEGSEHPHQAQKPQPFDPTNK